Proteins co-encoded in one Arachis hypogaea cultivar Tifrunner chromosome 11, arahy.Tifrunner.gnm2.J5K5, whole genome shotgun sequence genomic window:
- the LOC112720480 gene encoding transcription factor HEC2-like, translating into MDVDMVSTTMMMQLERLPEFSESFYTSIPNQGSDFSGGQTLFTAPPAPPCLIDPPPSNNVNFPIQHQPIAFRNPYHCSSSSSAEKKSSMAAMREMIFRIAVMQPVHIDPESVKAPKRRNVKISKDPQSVAARHRRERISEKIRILQRLVPGGTKMDTASMLDEAVHYVKFLKKQVQTLEQAEASRITRTLGVGFSSSNNNGNHVNYDAFSFKGSSSSCQQLCHNIVGSTSSSKLLS; encoded by the coding sequence ATGGACGTTGACATGGTCTCAACTACAATGATGATGCAACTAGAACGGTTACCTGAATTCTCCGAATCTTTTTACACCTCAATTCCCAATCAAGGAAGCGACTTCTCCGGTGGCCAAACCCTATTCACCGCACCACCAGCACCGCCGTGTTTGATTGATCCACCGCCGTCCAACAACGTCAACTTCCCCATCCAACACCAACCGATTGCATTCAGGAACCCTTACCATTGTTCTTCCTCATCGTCGGCGGAGAAGAAGAGTTCAATGGCGGCAATGAGGGAAATGATATTCCGAATAGCGGTTATGCAGCCGGTCCACATAGACCCGGAATCCGTAAAGGCGCCGAAGCGGAGGAACGTGAAGATCTCGAAGGATCCGCAGAGCGTGGCGGCGAGGCACCGGAGAGAAAGGATAAGCGAGAAGATAAGGATCTTGCAGCGGTTGGTGCCAGGTGGCACCAAAATGGACACTGCTTCCATGTTGGATGAAGCTGTGCACTATGTCAAGTTCTTGAAGAAGCAGGTGCAGACGCTGGAACAAGCAGAAGCAAGTAGAATAACAAGAACCCTTGGTGTTGGGTTTTCTTCTTCTAATAACAATGGCAATCATGTGAATTACGATGCTTTTTCTTTCAAGGGTAGTAGTAGTAGTTGCCAACAACTTTGTCATAATATTGTGGGTTCTACTTCTTCTTCCAAGTTACTCAGCTga